The Amblyraja radiata isolate CabotCenter1 chromosome 1, sAmbRad1.1.pri, whole genome shotgun sequence genome contains a region encoding:
- the syt4 gene encoding synaptotagmin-4 has product MSSELIQLRLQPFNITDGRNLNTSGSKRAQLEQRFVKKDVIQPTTSTVFATLQTCSSRCRSFTSSPPKHPHSAASPFLSPLFPQGTFFCRPHLKKQRAIGSEEKEICALCSSAPGIARARIDMAPIVESGDSLDGIPALIGIASAFALIFTMSMFAWICCQRKSSKSNKTPPYKFVHMLKGVDIYPENLSNKKKFGADDKSDSKESSKAKLPKNSLHLDLESRDQNGNFTKTPAKVRSSPEIESVHPKAFSEGENNSVSSETSASDKSLAPSEEENRGPKLGSLRFSLKYNLDKKALLVNIIEARGLPAMDEQSMTSDPYIKISILPDKKHRVKTRVLRKTLDPAFDETFTFYGIPYSQVQDLSLHFLVLSFDRFSRDDVIGEVLVPMSGINLTEGKVQMNRDITRRNCRKSVGRGELLVSLCYQSTTNTLTVVVLKARHLPKNDVSGLSAADPYVKVNLYHDKKRISKKKTHVKKCTLNPVFNELFVFDIPCEGIENISVEFLVIDFDRMMKNEIIGRLVLGTSVEGTVGEHWREICEHPRRQIAKWHCLSDG; this is encoded by the exons ATGTCCTCCGAGCTGATACAGCTCAGACTACAGCCATTTAACATAACTGATGGTAGGAATTTAAATACCTCAGGGAGTAAAAGAGCTCAACTCGAGCAGCGCTTCGTCAAAAAAGACGTCATCCAGCCAACCACGTCCACAGTGTTTGCGACTCTTCAGACCTGCAGCAGTCGGTGTCGGAGCTTCACCTCATCCCCTCCCAAACATCCCCACTCTGCCGCCAGCCCTTTCCTCTCCCCACTTTTCCCCCAGGGAACATTCTTCTGCaggccacatttaaaaaaacaacgagCTATTGGCTCAGAAGAGAAGGAAATCTGTGCGTTGTGTTCTTCAGCACCAGGGATAGCGAGAGCAAGGATCGACATGGCTCCGATTGTAGAGAGCGGGGACAGCCTTG ATGGTATACCTGCTCTTATAGGGATAGCCAGTGCTTTTGCCCTGATATTTACGATGTCCATGTTTGCGTGGATCTGTTGTCAACGCAAATCTTCAAAATCTAATAAAACCCCTCCCTACAAATTCGTTCACATGCTGAAGGGAGTCGACATATACCCTGAGAATCTTAGCAACAAAAAGAAATTCGGGGCCGATGACAAATCGGACTCTAAAGAATCTTCAAAAGCCAAACTGCCAAAGAACTCGCTCCATTTAGACCTGGAGAGCCGTGATCAGAATGGAAATTTCACGAAAACTCCAGCCAAAGTCCGGAGCTCCCCAGAAATCGAGAGCGTTCACCCCAAGGCATTCTCAGAAGGCGAGAATAACAGTGTATCATCCGAGACCTCCGCCTCGGACAAGTCATTGGCTCCTTCTGAAGAGGAAAACCGTGGACCCAAACTGGGATCCTTGAGATTCTCCTTAAAGTACAACTTGGACAAGAAGGCGTTGCTGGTGAACATTATAGAGGCCCGCGGTTTGCCAGCCATGGACGAGCAGTCCATGACCTCTGATCCTTACATTAAAATCTCCATCCTGCCAGACAAGAAGCACCGAGTCAAAACACGCGTCCTCCGGAAAACCCTGGACCCGGCTTTTGACGAAACGTTCACGTTTTACGGCATCCCTTACAGCCAAGTGCAGGACCTGTCTCTTCATTTCCTAGTGCTGAGTTTCGACCGGTTTTCGAGAGACGATGTCATCGGCGAGGTGTTGGTGCCAATGTCAGGAATCAATCTCACGGAAGGAAAAGTGCAGATGAACAGGGACATCACCAGGAGAAACTGCCGG AAATCAGTGGGTCGTGGAGAATTATTAGTGTCCCTTTGCTACCAATCTACCACCAATACCCTGACTGTTGTTGTACTAAAAGCTCGTCATCTGCCGAAAAATGATGTGTCTGGATTATCAG CTGCTGACCCTTATGTCAAAGTCAACCTGTACCATGATAAGAAAAGAATATCAAAGAAAAAGACCCATGTTAAGAAGTGCACCCTGAATCCAGTGTTTAATGAGCTCTTTGTCTTTGACATTCCATGTGAGGGGATTGAAAACATCAGTGTTGAGTTCCTGGTCATTGATTTTGACAGAATGATGAAGAATGAAATTATTGGGCGCCTCGTGCTGGGAACATCAGTAGAAGGGACAGTAGGAGAGCATTGGAGGGAGATCTGTGAGCATCCAAGGCGACAAATAGCCAAATGGCATTGTCTGAGTGATGGTTAG